Proteins from one Gallus gallus isolate bGalGal1 chromosome 15, bGalGal1.mat.broiler.GRCg7b, whole genome shotgun sequence genomic window:
- the SXPH gene encoding melanotransferrin isoform X1 — MKAVLIIVLIIFTSLSSGKKFRWCTLSDLEQRKCAELSKTLTAVLPVTSIDSFARISCIRAHNTYDCIDKIRVNKADAASLDAGDVYSAVKLYGLTVVAKEIYEQGNCVFAVAVAKRGTLDIQRLRGVRSCHNGARWTSGWNIPLGFLLARNDLSWDEAQPLSQVISEYFNASCIPGVGVAAPQLCALCQGQKSYVRDKNHFCETSSNEPFYDSDGAFRCLKDGVADVAFLDHLAIMEATESEQQEYELLCPDGTTAELSKYNTCNLGKGPGRGIITRHNFQKITNKFLTMIQRLFGRKGKERARFELFNSSSFGGKNLLFRDATQHLQLLEEQLEIAYVLGLDYVALLKGLGHEGSSLDNRVVRWCCISNAELRKCEEWALSVKSDPLVCVQGTSMVNCIEMIKSSEADAVSLDATHVYIAGKCGLVPVAAECYGQVCAPADEITEEMRNLHLKHKGLSPVYAIALAKKNAKQINIHNLRGRRSCHSHLYSPGGWLLLSRYTVGALENVTENCDVGSAYQNYFWKGCMPGADGNLCKVCIGDSEVEGARVSSRCAASHNEHYYGNMGALRCLVGNPSGRSFGDVAFLEHSNLLWNIENLKSSGWAKGYTAVDFELLCPDGTRAAVTEWAGCNLGPIPPSTVMTRPVTVTKIYDFLMKSQEFLGSKLDSEFHLFQSQKYGENDLLFKDATQYLVPATHMSYQEILGEPFFQLAESVFNCTPAGILDFCKQDICASSSI, encoded by the exons ATGAAGGCAGTTCTTATAATTGTCCTAATCATCTTCACTTCGCTGTCTTCAG GGAAAAAGTTTCGGTGGTGCACTCTCTCCGATCTAGAACAGAGGAAGTGTGCTGAGCTGTCCAAAACACtaacagctgtgctgcctgtcaCTAGCATCGATTCATTTGCCAGGATTTCTTGCATCAGAGCCCACAATACATATGACTGCATTGATAAAATCAGA gtgAATAAAGCTGATGCTGCTTCTCTGGATGCAGGAGATGTTTACTCTGCTGTAAAGCTATATGGTTTGACCGTTGTGGCAAAGGAGATCTATGAGCAGG GAAATTGTGTTTTTGCTGTGGCTGTTGCCAAGCGAGGAACTTTGGATATCCAGAGGCTACGAGGTGTGCGCAGCTGCCACAATGGAGCCAGATGGACCTCAGGCTGGAATATTCCACTTGGGTTTCTCCTTGCAAGGAATGATCTTTCCTGGGATGAGGCACAACCCCTGAGCCAAG tTATCAGTGAGTATTTCAATGCAAGTTGCATCCCTGGAGTTGGTGttgctgctcctcagctgtgtGCTCTCTGCCAAGGACAAAAATCATATGTCAGAGACAAGAACCACTTCTGTGAGACCAGCAGCAACGAacccttctatgattctgatgGGGCCTTCAG GTGCTTGAAGGATGGAGTAGCAGACGTTGCATTTTTAGATCATCTGGCAATTATGGAAGCCACAG AGTCAGAACAACAAGAATACGAACTCTTATGTCCTGATGGGACTACAGCCGAGCTGAGCAAATACAACACCTGTAACTTGGGCAAGGGGCCTGGCCGTGGCATCATCACCCGCCACAACTTCCAAAAGATCACCAACAAATTTCTTACCATGATCCAA CGTCTCTTTGGTcgaaaaggaaaggaaagagccAGATTTGAACTTTTCAATTCATCATCCTTTGGAGGAAAGAACCTTCTCTTTCGAGATGCCACTCAGCACCTGCAACTTCTTGAGGAACAGCTAGAAATTGCATATGTCCTTGGTCTGGATTATGTAGCTCTCCTTAAGGGACTAGGTCATGAAG GGAGCTCCTTGGACAACCGTGTTGTGCGCTGGTGCTGCATCAGCAATGCTGAACTTCGCAAATGTGAGGAGTGGGCACTGAGTGTCAAATCTGACCCCTTAGTCTGTGTCCAAGGAACTTCCATGGTAAACTGCATTGAAATGATCAAG AGTAGTGAGGCTGATGCAGTCAGTCTGGATGCAACGCATGTCTACATCGCAGGGAAGTGTGGATTGGTGCCTGTAGCCGCAGAATGTTATG GGCAGGTTTGTGCTCCAGCTGATGAGATCACAGAGGAAATGAGGAACCTTCATCTAAAGCACAAAG gACTGTCACCTGTTTATGCTATAGCCTTAGCTAAGAAAAATGCCAAGCAGATTAACATCCATAACCTTCGGGGAAGGCGATCATGCCACAGCCACTTGTATAGTCCTGGAGGATGGTTACTTCTTTCCAGATACACAGTGGGAGCTCTGGAAAACGTTACTGAAAACTGTGATGTTGGATCTG CTTACCAGAATTACTTTTGGAAGGGCTGCATGCCAGGAGCAGATGGAAACCTGTGCAAAGTTTGCATTGGAGACAGCGAGGTGGAAGGAGCTCGAGTGTCCAGCAGATGCGCTGCCAGTCACAATGAACACTACTATGGCAATATGGGAGCACTCAG GTGCTTAGTTGGCAATCCCAGTGGAAGAAGTTTTGGAGATGTAGCTTTTCTGGAACACTCAAACTTACTCTGGAATATAGAAA ATCTGAAAAGTTCTGGTTGGGCAAAAGGTTATACAGCTGTTGACTTTGAACTCTTGTGTCCGGATGGAACGCGTGCTGCAGTCACAGAATGGGCTGGCTGCAACCTTGGTCCCATTCCTCCCAGCACAGTCATGACTCGACCAGTCACGGTCACTAAAATCTATGACTTCCTAATGAAATCTCAG GAATTTCTGGGATCCAAGCTGGATTCTGAATTTCATCTCTTTCAATCTCAAAAATATGGGGAAAATGATCTGCTTTTCAAAGATGCTACTCAGTACCTTGTTCCTGCAACTCACATGAGCTATCAGGAAATCCTTGGAGAACCTTTCTTTCAGCTGGCAGAATCAGTGTTTAATTGTACACCTGCAG GCATCTTAGACTTTTGCAAACAAGATATCTGTGCCTCCTCATCTATCTGA